A portion of the Streptomyces sp. YPW6 genome contains these proteins:
- a CDS encoding exopolysaccharide biosynthesis polyprenyl glycosylphosphotransferase produces the protein MDALAPAVTFALVVPVAWPWLLVAVQPVAQVLLFAWRGLYRMRLSPSVLTDLPALLGLTLLQWYATMEVLDAWDPQQGFGWTVLAYGAGTQTALTCAGRAAVHRARRRAAVRRPQSTLVVGQGPSARQVTAALYDHPAYGLRPVGLVAAPAAGDEQRETGADAAPLPVLASPQEVGRAVVQNSVRHAVFTAPPEAVPDGDALLALLAGQGCRVWLITGPGTVAGAPAGGRPDHLWGFTARPLRDGTDRPLGHAVKRAVDAALAAAGLVLAAPVMAACALAVRLSDGPGVIFRQERVGRHGRPFVLLKFRTLRPADVQESATRWNVASDGRLSRVGRLLRRTSLDELPQLWNVLRGDMSMVGPRPERPFFVAQFSRAHPGYQARHRMPVGITGLAQVNGLRGDTSIEERARFDNHYIETWSLWQDACVLARTAGSVFRLGGS, from the coding sequence GTGGACGCCCTCGCTCCGGCCGTGACGTTCGCCCTCGTGGTCCCGGTCGCGTGGCCCTGGCTGCTGGTGGCCGTCCAGCCGGTGGCGCAGGTGCTGCTCTTCGCCTGGCGCGGCCTGTACCGGATGCGGTTGTCCCCCTCGGTCCTCACCGATCTGCCCGCGCTCCTCGGCCTCACCCTCCTCCAGTGGTACGCGACCATGGAGGTACTGGACGCCTGGGACCCGCAGCAGGGGTTCGGCTGGACGGTGCTGGCGTACGGGGCCGGTACGCAGACCGCGCTGACCTGTGCCGGACGTGCGGCGGTCCACCGGGCGCGGCGGCGGGCCGCCGTCCGCCGCCCGCAGTCCACGCTCGTCGTGGGCCAGGGGCCGTCGGCCCGTCAGGTGACGGCCGCGCTGTACGACCACCCCGCGTACGGCCTGCGGCCGGTCGGTCTGGTGGCAGCCCCGGCGGCCGGGGACGAGCAGCGGGAGACAGGGGCCGACGCCGCGCCGCTGCCGGTCCTGGCCTCACCCCAGGAGGTGGGGCGGGCCGTGGTCCAGAACAGCGTGCGGCACGCGGTGTTCACCGCCCCGCCCGAGGCCGTCCCGGACGGGGACGCTCTCCTCGCGCTGCTCGCCGGACAGGGGTGCCGGGTGTGGCTGATCACCGGCCCCGGCACCGTCGCGGGGGCTCCGGCGGGCGGGCGGCCCGACCATCTGTGGGGATTCACCGCCCGGCCGCTGCGCGACGGGACGGACCGCCCGCTCGGCCACGCGGTGAAGCGGGCCGTGGACGCCGCCCTGGCCGCGGCCGGGCTGGTGCTGGCGGCCCCGGTCATGGCGGCCTGCGCCCTGGCCGTGCGGCTGTCCGACGGACCGGGTGTGATCTTCCGGCAGGAGCGCGTCGGCCGGCACGGACGCCCCTTCGTCCTGCTGAAGTTCCGCACCCTGCGCCCCGCCGACGTCCAGGAGTCTGCGACCCGCTGGAACGTCGCGTCCGACGGGCGGCTGAGCCGGGTCGGCCGGCTGCTGCGCCGGACGTCTCTCGACGAGCTGCCGCAGCTGTGGAACGTCCTGCGCGGCGACATGAGCATGGTCGGCCCCCGCCCCGAGCGCCCCTTCTTCGTGGCGCAGTTCAGCCGCGCCCACCCCGGCTACCAGGCCCGCCACAGGATGCCCGTGGGCATCACGGGACTGGCCCAGGTGAACGGGCTGCGCGGCGACACCTCCATCGAGGAGCGGGCCCGCTTCGACAACCACTACATCGAGACCTGGTCGCTGTGGCAGGACGCCTGCGTGCTGGCGCGGACGGCGGGTTCGGTGTTCCGGCTCGGAGGCAGCTGA
- a CDS encoding O-antigen ligase, which produces MTAVLTPPAPSPAAEARAVPRSPWGGLRWRWPLLPLVATVLLPALPYGTSGGGGPADVASGIAVLVCVGRVLYLRQRPLSATAALVLGLPAVAFAVATVTAADPAAALPGLVRYLQVFVLVPAAVFLLLRDAYGFRVVAGSLVLLAVVQGVTGVHQYVTGTGASYMGEDIRAVGTFGPSDIMGMATVVAYGLLAAAACALRTPRSAPAWLRPCAAVLAVALIVPLTLSFSRGVWIATAAAALVALALSGRRQALTSLAVLGAAGVVLVGGFGIGSEMIADRAASVTRVTSTPDRSVSDRYAMWSAAGAMWSEQPVTGVGLKGFPDHRDAHASIGLSSGSDTAGAGQDFRRQALLSPHNMYLLVLGEQGLVGLTALVGSWAAILAGAVRRLWLARSRGDAALDCGLVAVALMTWQSVNFLYADIGGPTTVLSGVVLGLAAWWALAEPDRVRAA; this is translated from the coding sequence ATGACCGCTGTCCTGACCCCGCCCGCGCCGTCACCGGCGGCCGAGGCGCGGGCCGTCCCCCGCTCCCCGTGGGGCGGCCTGCGGTGGCGCTGGCCGCTGCTGCCCCTCGTCGCGACCGTCCTGCTGCCCGCCCTCCCGTACGGGACCTCCGGCGGGGGCGGCCCGGCCGACGTGGCCTCGGGGATCGCCGTACTCGTGTGCGTGGGGCGGGTGCTGTACCTGCGGCAGCGGCCGCTGAGCGCCACCGCCGCGCTGGTCCTGGGGCTGCCCGCGGTGGCCTTCGCGGTGGCCACGGTCACGGCGGCGGACCCGGCGGCGGCCCTGCCGGGGCTCGTGCGCTACCTCCAGGTCTTCGTCCTCGTGCCGGCCGCGGTGTTCCTTCTGCTCAGGGACGCGTACGGGTTCCGGGTGGTGGCCGGTTCGCTGGTCCTCCTGGCCGTCGTCCAGGGCGTCACGGGCGTCCATCAGTACGTCACCGGGACCGGGGCGTCCTACATGGGCGAGGACATCCGGGCGGTCGGCACCTTCGGGCCCAGCGACATCATGGGCATGGCGACCGTGGTCGCCTACGGGCTGCTCGCGGCGGCGGCCTGCGCCCTGCGCACGCCCCGGAGCGCCCCGGCCTGGCTCCGGCCGTGCGCCGCCGTTCTCGCCGTCGCGCTGATCGTGCCCCTGACGCTGTCGTTCAGCCGGGGTGTGTGGATCGCCACGGCCGCCGCGGCGCTCGTCGCCCTGGCGCTCAGCGGGCGGCGGCAGGCGCTGACGTCGCTGGCCGTGCTGGGCGCGGCGGGCGTGGTGCTGGTCGGCGGGTTCGGCATCGGCTCCGAGATGATCGCGGACCGGGCCGCCAGCGTGACCCGGGTGACCAGCACCCCGGACCGGTCCGTCAGCGACCGCTACGCGATGTGGAGCGCGGCGGGCGCGATGTGGAGCGAGCAGCCGGTCACCGGGGTCGGTCTCAAGGGCTTCCCCGACCACCGCGACGCGCACGCCTCGATCGGGCTCTCGTCGGGCAGCGACACCGCCGGGGCGGGCCAGGACTTCCGCCGGCAGGCCCTCCTGTCCCCGCACAACATGTATCTCCTCGTCCTCGGCGAGCAGGGCCTCGTCGGACTGACCGCGCTCGTCGGCAGCTGGGCGGCGATCCTGGCCGGCGCGGTCCGGCGGCTGTGGCTCGCCCGCTCGCGCGGCGACGCGGCCCTGGACTGCGGTCTGGTGGCGGTCGCCCTGATGACCTGGCAGAGCGTCAACTTCCTGTACGCGGACATCGGCGGGCCCACCACGGTGCTCAGCGGCGTCGTGCTGGGGCTGGCGGCCTGGTGGGCGCTGGCCGAGCCGGACCGGGTGAGGGCCGCATGA
- the murJ gene encoding murein biosynthesis integral membrane protein MurJ has translation MSESGTGTEAGARPADAAANPAPPLLPAPGAGPEGTGAAERESGEAPRLGAFLARAAAGTAVLTVLGAVLGLVRDQAIARYFGASDASDAFLIAWTVPEMAATLLIEDGMALLLVPAFSLALTRRARGGAEEGADPVRDLVAATLPRLFLLLSGGAALLIAGAPWVVGVLAPGLADPRLAVDCTRLTAVTVLTFGITGYFSAALRAHRSFLPPAGVYVAYNLGIIGMTLALHAAWGVRAAAAGVAVGSALMILTQLPVFLRLVPLARPRLPRRGRPRRRAVRGAPLLGFAVLAPVVLFVVSRQSQVLVERFLASTLPAGAISHLNYAQKVAQMPMVLSLMICTVTFPVVAQAMAAGEHEKARRRVERDLGLAGLVVLLGTAVVLGYAPQIIDVLFQRGAFDAADTASTAQVMRVYALGLLGHCLVGALSRPFFSSGRPTWFPAFAMGTGLLVTMGAGYALTYRFGVDGIATANALGISATALLLLMGLGTRVVPIRARDVTLSLSRLAGASLAAGAAGWACAPLVSEPVLSLAAGCLLVPAVFFLTGLALRSPEVVSLLALTRRRFLDGR, from the coding sequence ATGAGCGAGTCCGGTACGGGCACGGAGGCCGGAGCGCGGCCGGCGGACGCGGCGGCGAACCCGGCTCCGCCGCTCCTCCCGGCGCCGGGGGCGGGTCCGGAGGGGACCGGCGCGGCGGAGAGGGAGAGCGGCGAGGCGCCCCGGCTGGGGGCCTTCCTCGCGCGGGCGGCGGCGGGCACGGCGGTGCTGACCGTGCTGGGGGCCGTCCTGGGTCTGGTGCGGGACCAGGCCATCGCCCGGTACTTCGGGGCGAGTGACGCGAGTGACGCGTTCCTGATCGCCTGGACGGTGCCCGAGATGGCGGCGACGCTGCTGATCGAGGACGGGATGGCGCTCCTCCTCGTCCCGGCGTTCAGTCTCGCCCTCACCCGTCGCGCCCGCGGCGGGGCGGAGGAGGGAGCCGACCCCGTACGGGACCTGGTGGCGGCCACGCTCCCCCGGCTGTTCCTGCTGCTCTCCGGGGGCGCGGCGCTGCTCATCGCCGGAGCGCCGTGGGTCGTGGGCGTGCTCGCCCCGGGGCTCGCCGATCCCCGGCTCGCGGTGGACTGCACCCGGCTGACCGCGGTCACCGTGCTGACCTTCGGGATCACCGGCTACTTCAGCGCCGCGCTGCGCGCGCACCGCAGCTTCCTGCCGCCCGCCGGGGTCTACGTCGCGTACAACCTCGGCATCATCGGGATGACGCTGGCCCTGCACGCGGCCTGGGGGGTGCGGGCGGCCGCCGCGGGTGTCGCGGTGGGCAGTGCGCTCATGATCCTCACCCAGCTCCCCGTGTTCCTGCGGCTGGTACCGCTCGCCCGGCCGCGGCTGCCACGCCGGGGACGGCCGAGGCGGCGGGCGGTGCGCGGCGCTCCGCTGCTGGGTTTCGCGGTGCTGGCCCCGGTGGTCCTGTTCGTGGTGAGCCGTCAGTCCCAGGTGCTGGTGGAGCGGTTCCTGGCCTCCACCCTGCCCGCCGGGGCGATCTCGCATCTGAACTACGCGCAGAAGGTCGCGCAGATGCCGATGGTGCTGTCGCTGATGATCTGCACGGTCACCTTTCCGGTCGTCGCCCAGGCCATGGCCGCCGGGGAGCACGAGAAGGCCCGGCGGCGGGTCGAACGGGACCTCGGTCTCGCCGGACTGGTGGTGCTGCTCGGCACGGCGGTCGTGCTCGGCTACGCGCCCCAGATCATCGACGTGCTCTTCCAGCGCGGCGCGTTCGACGCCGCGGACACCGCGTCGACCGCCCAGGTCATGCGGGTCTACGCACTGGGCCTGCTCGGGCACTGCCTGGTCGGCGCGCTGAGCCGGCCGTTCTTCTCGTCCGGGCGGCCCACCTGGTTCCCGGCGTTCGCGATGGGGACCGGACTGCTGGTCACGATGGGGGCCGGCTACGCGCTGACGTACCGCTTCGGCGTGGACGGCATCGCGACCGCCAACGCGCTGGGGATCAGCGCCACGGCCCTGCTGCTCCTGATGGGCCTCGGCACCCGCGTGGTGCCGATCAGGGCCCGGGACGTGACGCTCTCGCTGAGCCGGCTCGCCGGGGCGTCGCTGGCGGCGGGCGCGGCGGGCTGGGCGTGCGCCCCGCTCGTGTCCGAGCCGGTGCTGAGCCTGGCCGCCGGCTGTCTCCTCGTCCCCGCCGTGTTCTTCCTGACCGGCCTCGCCCTGCGCTCGCCCGAGGTCGTCTCCCTGCTGGCACTCACCCGACGGAGGTTCCTCGATGGCCGCTGA
- a CDS encoding polysaccharide deacetylase family protein has translation MAAESSAHRADAPSSRLRPHTRRPPWILTYHSVTDPSDDPYGITVSPQRLDEQLSWLRSRRLTGVGVSELLRAGAAGRRGLVGLTFDDGYADFLDEALPVLRKHGCRATVFVLPGRPGGVNEWDPLGPRKPLLTHDDVRRVAAAGMEVGSHGLYHQDLTELCDEELRRETARSRELIGELTGTLPEGFCYPYGFLDRRVTDAARRAGYGYACALTPGPLLSRFALPRTHISQADRGVRLWAKDLRHGLRQVAVPGTGARTAGPARAGGPR, from the coding sequence ATGGCCGCTGAGTCCTCGGCACACCGCGCCGACGCCCCCTCGTCCCGGCTCCGCCCGCACACCCGCCGTCCGCCGTGGATCCTCACCTACCACTCGGTGACGGACCCGAGCGACGATCCGTACGGCATCACGGTCTCCCCCCAGCGCCTCGACGAGCAGTTGTCCTGGCTGCGCAGCAGGCGGCTGACGGGGGTGGGCGTGTCGGAGCTGCTGCGCGCGGGGGCGGCGGGGCGGCGCGGCCTGGTGGGCCTGACCTTCGACGACGGGTACGCGGACTTCCTCGACGAGGCGCTGCCCGTGCTGCGCAAGCACGGCTGCCGGGCGACGGTCTTCGTCCTGCCGGGCCGGCCCGGCGGGGTCAACGAGTGGGACCCGCTCGGCCCGCGCAAGCCGCTGCTCACCCACGACGACGTCCGGCGGGTCGCCGCCGCGGGCATGGAGGTCGGCTCGCACGGGCTGTACCACCAGGACCTGACGGAGCTCTGCGACGAGGAACTGCGGCGCGAGACCGCTCGGAGCAGGGAGCTGATCGGCGAGCTCACCGGCACGCTCCCGGAAGGCTTCTGCTACCCGTACGGCTTCCTCGACCGCCGGGTCACGGACGCCGCGCGCCGGGCGGGCTACGGCTACGCGTGTGCGCTGACCCCCGGTCCGCTGCTCAGCCGGTTCGCCCTGCCCCGGACCCACATCAGCCAGGCGGACCGGGGGGTGCGGCTGTGGGCGAAGGACCTGCGGCACGGACTGCGGCAGGTGGCGGTGCCGGGCACGGGCGCGCGGACCGCCGGGCCGGCGCGGGCGGGCGGTCCCCGGTGA
- a CDS encoding glycosyltransferase translates to MRALHVITGLGVGGAERQLRLLLRHLPVECDVVTLTNPGAVAAELRSDGIRVAHLGMRGNRDLSAVGRLARLIRDGRYDLVHTHLYRACVYGRIAARLAGTRAAVATEHSLGRAEIEGRPLTRSIRALYLSTERLGAATVAVSSTVAGRLRDWGVPADRIRLVPNGIDADRFRFDARRRAEVRGALDLPEDAFVVGGVGRLVPGKRFDVLIRAVAALPEARLLLAGDGPEAGALRSLALRLGAVDRIRFLGECDEDGTGPVPGVPALLSALDAFVSTSREESFGLAAVEALAAGLPVLHDACPAIDDLPAAHAPGATRIAGSPEELTARLRQLIQAAPDRRPPPRAVGHYDIRRSSERLMDVYAYALDTAPPNRRALS, encoded by the coding sequence GTGAGGGCGCTGCACGTCATCACCGGTCTCGGGGTCGGCGGCGCCGAGCGGCAGTTGCGCCTGCTGCTGCGCCATCTGCCCGTGGAGTGCGATGTGGTGACGCTCACCAACCCGGGGGCGGTCGCGGCGGAGCTGCGGTCCGACGGGATCCGGGTGGCGCACCTCGGGATGCGCGGGAACCGGGACCTGTCGGCCGTCGGACGCCTCGCCCGGCTCATCCGGGACGGCCGCTACGACCTGGTCCACACGCATCTCTACCGGGCCTGTGTGTACGGCAGGATCGCGGCCCGCCTGGCCGGGACGCGGGCCGCCGTGGCGACCGAGCACTCCTTGGGGCGGGCCGAGATCGAGGGCCGGCCGCTCACCCGGTCCATCCGCGCCCTCTACCTCTCCACCGAGCGGCTCGGCGCGGCGACGGTCGCCGTCTCCTCCACCGTGGCCGGCCGACTGCGGGACTGGGGGGTGCCCGCCGACCGGATCCGGCTGGTGCCCAACGGCATCGACGCGGACCGGTTCCGCTTCGACGCGCGGCGGCGGGCGGAGGTCCGGGGCGCGCTGGACCTCCCCGAGGACGCGTTCGTGGTCGGCGGGGTGGGGCGGCTGGTGCCGGGCAAGCGGTTCGACGTGCTGATCCGCGCGGTCGCCGCCCTGCCGGAGGCCCGGCTGCTGCTGGCCGGGGACGGGCCCGAGGCCGGTGCGCTGCGGTCACTGGCCCTGCGTCTGGGAGCGGTGGACCGGATCCGGTTCCTCGGGGAGTGCGACGAGGACGGGACGGGGCCGGTACCGGGGGTTCCGGCCCTGCTGAGCGCTCTGGACGCCTTCGTCTCGACGTCCCGCGAGGAGTCCTTCGGGCTGGCCGCGGTGGAGGCCCTCGCCGCCGGACTGCCCGTCCTCCACGACGCCTGCCCGGCCATCGACGACCTGCCCGCCGCCCACGCCCCGGGCGCGACCCGGATCGCCGGGAGCCCCGAGGAACTGACGGCCCGGCTGCGGCAGCTGATACAGGCCGCACCGGACCGCCGGCCGCCGCCCCGGGCCGTCGGCCACTACGACATCCGGCGCAGCAGCGAGCGCCTGATGGACGTGTACGCGTACGCCCTCGACACCGCCCCACCGAACCGGAGAGCCCTCTCATGA
- a CDS encoding YveK family protein yields MTDSPEPQRHVVVVRRLRTALTRLPHWWPLPVSVLIGTASGLAYGALATPQYEATSYAMAVAEGETDPSAALGYAQSYGRLTTSDATLSYAQGAAGETVRELRSHVTSETSPDSPMISVTGTSSDRHKAADIANAVIEAVIVSSGHVSKDTGVKLIKFTHAMTPDRPVSPSVPLGAAVGAAAGGLLGGLVLLVRPRREGWSVAAQVPGPAAGEAGADQDERELVR; encoded by the coding sequence ATGACCGACTCACCCGAGCCGCAGCGACACGTCGTCGTCGTCCGTCGGCTGCGTACCGCCCTCACCCGGCTGCCGCACTGGTGGCCGCTGCCCGTCAGCGTGCTGATCGGCACCGCGTCCGGGCTCGCGTACGGCGCTCTCGCCACTCCGCAGTACGAGGCCACCAGCTATGCGATGGCGGTCGCGGAGGGCGAGACGGACCCCTCGGCAGCGCTGGGATACGCCCAGTCGTACGGGCGGCTGACGACGAGCGACGCGACCCTCTCGTACGCGCAGGGCGCGGCGGGCGAGACGGTGCGCGAACTGCGGTCCCACGTGACGTCGGAGACCTCCCCCGACTCGCCGATGATCTCCGTGACGGGCACGTCCTCGGACCGTCACAAGGCGGCCGACATCGCCAACGCGGTGATCGAGGCCGTCATCGTGAGCAGCGGTCATGTCTCCAAGGACACCGGGGTGAAGCTGATCAAGTTCACCCATGCGATGACGCCGGACCGGCCCGTCTCGCCGTCGGTGCCGCTGGGCGCCGCGGTGGGAGCGGCGGCGGGCGGCCTGCTGGGCGGTCTCGTCCTGCTGGTGCGGCCCCGCCGGGAGGGCTGGAGCGTCGCGGCCCAGGTGCCCGGTCCGGCGGCCGGGGAAGCCGGCGCCGACCAGGACGAGCGGGAGCTCGTCCGATGA
- a CDS encoding GNAT family N-acetyltransferase: MTARRAGSLTVTLCRDFREFGALAGEWDALHRRCATPTPFQSHAWLHSWWMSYGQEGRLRVLLVRRAGRLIGAAPLMLVHRPMPLLVPMGGAVSDFFDILLDQEEAGYAVGALGRGLDRAARHTVVDLREVRPDASAQLLFGRWPGARSRLTDSTCMELPAEPLDDRVARLTGSRGQRLRSKLRKVDALGIEAHRVPRDAVPAAIGTLLRLHERQWEGRTVNPEHLRARFSDHLIRSVGRMVGDGTAALTEFRLEGEVVASNLSLQSGPLTGGYLYGADPVLRARKVDVSTMLLREVSQQAADGGRTVLSLLRGAESYKNHWGPVPVVNQRLLLARPGLEPLLRLRESQVAVRERAAETVKARFPAARDWHERLSGLPLVGR, translated from the coding sequence ATGACGGCGCGACGGGCGGGCAGCCTGACCGTGACGCTGTGCCGGGACTTCCGGGAGTTCGGCGCGCTCGCCGGCGAGTGGGACGCGCTGCACCGCCGCTGCGCCACGCCCACCCCGTTCCAGAGCCACGCCTGGCTGCACTCGTGGTGGATGTCCTACGGCCAGGAGGGCCGGCTGCGGGTGCTGCTGGTCCGCCGGGCGGGGCGGCTGATCGGGGCGGCGCCGCTGATGCTGGTGCACCGTCCGATGCCGCTGCTCGTCCCGATGGGCGGAGCCGTCTCCGACTTCTTCGACATCCTCCTCGACCAGGAGGAGGCCGGGTACGCCGTGGGGGCCCTGGGGCGCGGTCTGGACCGGGCGGCCCGGCACACCGTGGTGGATCTGCGGGAGGTCCGGCCGGACGCGTCGGCGCAACTGCTGTTCGGACGGTGGCCGGGGGCCCGCAGCCGGCTCACGGACTCGACGTGCATGGAGCTGCCCGCCGAGCCGCTGGACGACCGCGTGGCGCGGCTGACGGGCTCGCGGGGCCAGCGGCTGCGCTCCAAGCTGCGCAAGGTCGACGCCCTGGGCATCGAGGCGCATCGCGTTCCGCGGGACGCGGTGCCCGCCGCGATCGGCACACTGCTGCGGCTGCACGAGCGTCAGTGGGAGGGCCGGACGGTCAACCCCGAACACCTCCGGGCGCGGTTCTCGGACCATCTGATCCGGTCGGTGGGACGGATGGTGGGGGACGGCACGGCGGCCCTGACCGAGTTCCGGCTGGAGGGCGAGGTGGTGGCGTCCAACCTGTCGTTGCAGTCGGGGCCGCTGACGGGCGGCTATCTGTACGGTGCGGATCCGGTGCTGCGCGCGCGGAAGGTCGACGTGTCGACGATGCTGCTGCGCGAGGTCTCCCAGCAGGCTGCGGACGGCGGGCGTACGGTGCTGAGCCTGCTGCGCGGTGCGGAGAGCTACAAGAACCACTGGGGGCCGGTGCCGGTGGTCAATCAGCGGCTGCTGCTGGCCCGGCCCGGTCTGGAGCCGCTGCTGCGGCTGCGCGAGTCGCAGGTGGCGGTGCGGGAGCGGGCGGCGGAGACCGTCAAGGCCAGGTTCCCCGCGGCGCGGGACTGGCACGAGCGGCTGTCGGGACTGCCCCTGGTCGGACGGTGA
- a CDS encoding chaplin: MSRMTKVAAVMAGTGALIAGGAGMASADAGAQALAAGSPGVGSGNAVQVPVHVPVNVCGNTINVIGLLNPTFGNTCANVSEGHHDTGGDYGYGR, encoded by the coding sequence ATGTCTCGTATGACGAAGGTCGCCGCTGTCATGGCCGGCACCGGCGCCCTCATCGCCGGCGGCGCCGGCATGGCGTCCGCGGACGCCGGTGCGCAGGCCCTCGCCGCCGGCTCCCCCGGGGTCGGTTCGGGCAACGCCGTCCAGGTTCCCGTGCACGTCCCGGTGAACGTCTGCGGCAACACGATCAACGTGATCGGTCTGCTGAACCCGACCTTCGGAAACACCTGCGCCAACGTCTCCGAGGGCCACCACGACACCGGCGGCGACTACGGCTACGGCCGCTGA
- a CDS encoding tyrosinase family protein, giving the protein MYTRKNQRDLTRTEKRRLIDAILKLKRSGRYDDFVVMHREYYVMDTEHRPRPAHMTSSFFPWHRQYLLEFEKALQRVDAGVSVPYWDWTQDNEPTSSLWAEDFLGGDGRPGDRRVTTGPFAYATGNWSVGRGVTDEHYLTRNFGRPGRDPVSLPTGDDVARALKDPVYDTEPWNSVSTEGFRNRVEGWGIRGVRAVGLHNRVHQWVGGPMAGAASPEDPVFWLHHSFIDLLWDRWRTAHPRSAYLPGRKPASPGPERDYVFGLDEAMPPWGVTPRKLLDHGKIYRYA; this is encoded by the coding sequence GTGTACACCCGCAAGAACCAGCGCGACCTCACGCGCACCGAGAAGCGCCGGCTCATCGACGCGATCCTGAAACTGAAGCGCTCGGGCCGCTACGACGACTTCGTCGTCATGCACCGGGAGTACTACGTCATGGACACCGAACACCGGCCGCGCCCGGCGCACATGACCTCCTCGTTCTTCCCCTGGCACCGCCAGTACCTGCTGGAGTTCGAGAAGGCCCTCCAGCGCGTCGACGCGGGCGTGAGCGTCCCCTACTGGGACTGGACCCAGGACAACGAACCGACCTCGTCGCTCTGGGCGGAGGACTTCCTCGGCGGCGACGGGAGGCCGGGCGACCGCCGGGTCACCACCGGTCCCTTCGCCTACGCGACGGGCAACTGGAGCGTCGGCAGGGGCGTCACCGACGAGCACTACCTCACCCGCAACTTCGGCAGGCCCGGAAGGGACCCGGTCTCCCTGCCCACCGGGGACGACGTGGCACGGGCACTGAAGGACCCCGTCTACGACACCGAGCCCTGGAACAGCGTCAGCACCGAGGGCTTCCGCAACCGGGTCGAGGGATGGGGCATCCGGGGCGTGCGCGCGGTGGGCCTCCACAACCGGGTCCACCAGTGGGTCGGCGGGCCGATGGCGGGCGCGGCCTCCCCCGAGGACCCGGTGTTCTGGCTCCACCACTCCTTCATCGACCTGCTCTGGGACCGCTGGCGCACGGCGCACCCCCGGTCCGCCTATCTCCCGGGCCGCAAACCCGCCTCACCCGGCCCCGAGCGGGACTACGTCTTCGGCCTCGACGAGGCGATGCCCCCGTGGGGCGTGACCCCGAGGAAGCTCCTCGACCACGGCAAGATCTACCGCTACGCCTGA
- a CDS encoding tyrosinase cofactor, whose amino-acid sequence MSPTPAKPGGAPIPSRRTVLRGAFTAAVVTGTAGALYPLLRHEPAGAARPAPGPGAGSGSRATTEEFTEMYRGREIRGTATAVLPAEAPGGDRIAGAAEPVAEIRIDGRPLHVMRRADGTYLSDVRHYESYPTLLETARAAVDELGSARLAPPAAHHM is encoded by the coding sequence ATGAGCCCCACCCCCGCGAAACCGGGCGGCGCCCCCATCCCCTCCCGCCGGACCGTCCTGCGCGGAGCCTTCACCGCCGCCGTCGTCACGGGTACCGCCGGCGCCCTGTACCCGCTGCTCCGCCACGAACCGGCCGGCGCCGCCCGGCCCGCGCCCGGACCCGGCGCCGGATCCGGCTCCCGGGCCACCACGGAGGAGTTCACCGAGATGTACCGGGGCCGGGAGATCCGGGGGACGGCGACCGCCGTCCTCCCCGCGGAGGCCCCGGGCGGCGACCGGATCGCGGGCGCCGCCGAGCCGGTCGCCGAGATCCGTATCGACGGCAGGCCGCTGCACGTCATGAGGCGGGCGGACGGCACCTATCTGAGCGACGTCCGGCACTACGAGTCGTATCCGACGCTGCTGGAGACGGCCCGCGCCGCCGTCGACGAACTCGGCTCCGCCCGGCTCGCACCGCCCGCCGCGCACCACATGTGA